The Carassius gibelio isolate Cgi1373 ecotype wild population from Czech Republic chromosome A8, carGib1.2-hapl.c, whole genome shotgun sequence genome contains the following window.
TGAACATGATGGGAATGAGCTCGGGACAACACCTGAATTTCAGTCCCATGTGGCAAAAAAGTTAGGAGCCTTTTTGGATGGGTGAGACACGATGAGTGTTATTCCTGCTGTTGTGACTACTTCAAGAACTGTTATCTTTGAGTGCCTTTGTGTCAGTCAGTACAGTTTCTTTCCCTCACTCtcttttacaaatgcactcaactTTAGGTGTATTTCAGAAGTTTTTTCTCAGACTGTTGAGTCAAAACCTGTTCGGTCCAAAAACAGAGATGAAGAGGATCAAGAAAGTAAGTAAACAGTCATCTGCTTTCATGAAAACATGAACATCTGACAGATGTACAGTAATATAGATAATATCCACAGCTGCAGCTATATTAAATCCAGATATTCAGCTAACGCATGTTTCCTGTTGTTTTCTGAAGGTTTCCGTCTCTTCTCCACGTCCAGTCCTGGAAATTGGATGGAGGAACCACTTCCTCCACCTCCTAAAAGGAGACCAATTCCCAGCTCTAGGTGAGTCTGACTCCTGCTTATGATACACACACCCTTCAAGGGTGACTCTCACAAAAACATGCATCAGGAAGAAAAGAgtacatttttgattaaataaattactttttaaatcatttgcatgcatgcatgttttcatgagattcaccctaAAATAATATTTggatagaaggatggatggataaaatgaaattctatttttgtatattctgtatgtgtatatatatatatatatatatatatatatatatatatatatatatatatatatatatatatatatatatatatatatatatgtgtgtatgcttGTGTGTATATTATTGACAATCTGCATTAAGCTTCTCACTTTCTACAGTGACAGTGACAGTGAGATGGAAATGAGGTTTAGAGAAGCCGCTGTGTCTGTGTCAGACATCCTCTCCTCTGCAGCCCAACATCTTACAGAGAAAACTGAGGAGAAAAGTACAACCAAAGAGTCAGCAGAGGAAAGCACAGTcactaaaaagaagaagaagaagaagaaaaaaagaaaagcatccaCAGAAAGAAATGAGGAGAACATTACCCATGTATCAGAGAAACAATTTAATGGAGAGGGATCAGAAGAGCAAACAACTGTGGTGGAAAatttgacaaagaaaaaaaagaagaaaaagattaAGCTGGAGGAGGGCAGAAAGGACTGTGATTATTGAAAGGCTTTATTTGAAGTAATAGATCTCAGTCATGGTAGCACCATATTTAATTAAGACTGGAATGAAAACGAGACTGTGAGTGATAGAAGTGCTGTCCGAAACTGaaaattcaataaacaaattccataaaacagttttgaaagtttTTGAGAGTTGTTGAAATTGTGATCTAGGATCTTTATACAATCTATTTTTCATCTGCGTAAAATTCAATATGTTGACTGACTTGACTAAGGTCTATAATACTGTAGATGTTGTTCttgatttttgtatgttttttatgaCATTGTGTTCTAACAGTTGACTGTAAAATTTAGAGAAAGCTCTGAATTTCCAAGAAACAGGTTTTAAagatataacccccccccccaatcatCAATAAACTGTTTGTTATAAACATGCTAATGTTCACACTATTTTTTTTGGAGCAttatttagttgttgtttttttcatgtgtgTAAGCAGCAGGCAGCTATATGGCAgtttggatttttatttattttgtgctctccattgcatttttaaaaagttagttctcttaaggcgggcgtacacggtgcgaattcggatggtcggaagatcgtatgtccacgcacacggcacgagtgagtttatctgaaaatcgtacggacgagatgatatacgacacgattttacaaccccaaaattcca
Protein-coding sequences here:
- the ca8h12orf43 gene encoding protein CUSTOS isoform X2 — encoded protein: MSESSSEDENSDRLKEAVWSFLPQDGKISGNGGASCPSYGDTSRSRRSQRTDVSKHEHDGNELGTTPEFQSHVAKKLGAFLDGCISEVFSQTVESKPVRSKNRDEEDQESFRLFSTSSPGNWMEEPLPPPPKRRPIPSSSDSDSEMEMRFREAAVSVSDILSSAAQHLTEKTEEKSTTKESAEESTVTKKKKKKKKKRKASTERNEENITHVSEKQFNGEGSEEQTTVVENLTKKKKKKKIKLEEGRKDCDY
- the ca8h12orf43 gene encoding protein CUSTOS isoform X1, with product MLSATAREREKHVELAFTVYESSCIYLRFSKATCLYFNRLTVAFCCSCWDCVQLTGMSESSSEDENSDRLKEAVWSFLPQDGKISGNGGASCPSYGDTSRSRRSQRTDVSKHEHDGNELGTTPEFQSHVAKKLGAFLDGCISEVFSQTVESKPVRSKNRDEEDQESFRLFSTSSPGNWMEEPLPPPPKRRPIPSSSDSDSEMEMRFREAAVSVSDILSSAAQHLTEKTEEKSTTKESAEESTVTKKKKKKKKKRKASTERNEENITHVSEKQFNGEGSEEQTTVVENLTKKKKKKKIKLEEGRKDCDY